From a single Gopherus evgoodei ecotype Sinaloan lineage unplaced genomic scaffold, rGopEvg1_v1.p scaffold_88_arrow_ctg1, whole genome shotgun sequence genomic region:
- the SRRT gene encoding serrate RNA effector molecule homolog isoform X1, which translates to MADSDDEYDRRRRDKFRRERSDYERSRERDERRRDDWSDREWDRGRERRSRGEYRDYDRNRRERFSPPRHELSPPQKRMRRDWDEHSTDPYHSGYEMPYSGATAGPTYGPPQPWAHPDMHVMQQHHLLPIQASRLGNIAEVDVGMAPPVMKSFKEFLLSLDDSVDETEAVKRYNDYKLDFRRQQMQDFFLAHKDEEWFRSKYHPDEAGRRKQEAHGALQNRLRVFLYLMDNGWFENLQLDIDKATAIVKMLDAAVIKMEGGTENDLKILDQEEEEERQDKAEAGKKDEARLSDADRKGSDKEDKKEEGKQADGDEPVEEKAKKSEEEEEEKPEKEEEAEKEAKKASQKRKRQHSGDDSDDEGSVSESESESESGRAEGKEEEKPKEEPAPKEEEEEATAAATKAREKEAGECKPRPLHKTCSLFMRNIAPNISQAEIVALCKRYPGFMRVALSDPQPERRFFRRGWVTFNRSVNIKEICWSLQNIRLRECELSPGVNRDLTRRVRNINGITQHKQIVRNDIKLAAKLIHTLDDRTQLWGAGEPREAPQVSSLPSQNPILKNITDYLIEEVSAEEEELLGKTGEAADEPPKEGNPAEINVERDEKLIKVLDKLLLYLRIVHSVDYYNTSEYLNEDEMPNRCGIIHVRGPMPPNRVSHGEVAEWQKTFEEKLAPLSTMRESLSDEEAQKMGKKDPEQEVEKFVTANTQELGKDKWLCPLSGKKFKGPEFVRKHIFNKHAEKIEEVKKEVSFFNSFLMDAKRPALPEIKPNQPPGPGQGLTPGLPYPHQTPQGLMPYGQPRPPIMGYGGGPPYPHAPYAAGRGNYDTFRGQGGYLNKPRNRMVRGDPRAIVEYRDLDAPEDVDFF; encoded by the exons GGAATGGGACCGCGGCCGGGAGCGCCGGAGCCGGGGCGAGTACCGGGACTACGACCGCAACCGCCGGGAGCGTTTCTCGCCCCCCCGGCACGAGCTCAGCCCGCCCCAGAAGCGCATGCGCCGGGACTG GGATGAGCACAGCACCGACCCCTACCACAGCGGGTATGAGATGCCATACAGCGGGGCGACCGCCGGCCCCACCTAcgggcccccccagccctgggcgcaCCCCGATATGCACGTCATGCAGCAGCACCATCTCCTGCCCATCCAAGCCAG CAGACTGGGCAACATCGCGGAGGTGGACGTGGGCATGGCCCCGCCCGTCATGAAGAGCTTCAAGGAGTTCCTGCTGTCCCTGGACGACTCGGTGGACGAGACGGAGGCCGTCAAGCGTTACAACGACTACAAGCTGGATTTCCGGCGTCAGCAGATGCAGGATTTCTTCCTGGCGCACAAGGACGAGGAGTG GTTTCGCTCCAAGTACCACCCGGACGAAgcggggaggaggaagcaggaggCCCACGGCGCCCTGCAGAACCGGCTCCGAGTCTTCCTCTACCTCATGGACAACGGCTGGTTCGAGAACTTGCAGCTGGATATCGACAAGGCCACCGCGATCGTGAAGATGCTGGACGCCG ccgTTATCAAGATGGAGGGAGGCACAGAGAACGACCTGAAGATCCTGgatcaggaggaagaggaggagaggcaggaCAAGGCCGAGGCAGGGAAGAAGGACGAGGCCCGGCTGTCCGACGCCGACCGCAAGGGCTCGGACAAAGAGGACAAGAAAGAGGAAGGCAAACAG GCGGACGGCGACGAGCCGGTGGAGGAGAAAGCCAAGAAGtccgaggaggaggaagaggagaagccggagaaggaggaggaagcagagaaAGAGGCCAAAAAG gCCAGCCAGAAGCGCAAGCGGCAGCACAGTGGGGACGACAGCGACGACGAGGGGAGCGTCTCCGAGTCCGAGAGCGAGTCCGAGAGCGGCCGTGCCGAGGGCAAGGAGG AGGAGAAGCCCAAGGAGGAGCCGGCGccgaaggaggaagaggaggaggcgaCGGCGGCAGCGACGAAGGCCAGGGAGAAGGAGGCCGGGGAGTGCAAACCGCGCCCCCTCCACAAGACCTGCTCCCTCTTCATGCGCAACATCGCCCCCAACATCTCCCAGGCCGAGATCGTGGCG ctctgcaaacGGTACCCCGGCTTCATGCGCGTGGCCCTCTCCGACCCCCAGCCCGAGCGGAG GTTTTTCCGCAGGGGCTGGGTGACTTTCAACCGCAGCGTGAACATCAAGGAGATCTGCTGGAGCCTGCAGAACATCCGG ctgcgGGAGTGCGAGCTGAGCCCCGGCGTGAACCGCGATCTGACCCGCCGCGTCCGCAACATCAACGGGATCACGCAGCACAAGCAGATCGTCCGCAACGACATCAAGCTGGCGGCCAAGCTCATCCACACCTTGGACGACCGCAcccagctgtggggggcaggggagccccGCGAGGCCCCCCAGGTCTCG agcctgcCCTCCCAGAACCCCATCCTGAAGAACATCACGGACTATCTGATCGAGGAGGTGAGCGCCGAGGAGGAGGAACTGCTGGGCAAGACCGGGGAGGCGGCCGACGAGCCCCCCAAGGAGGGGAACCCGGCCGAGATCAACGTGGAGAGGGACGAGAAGCTCATCAAG GTGCTGGACAAGCTGCTGCTCTACCTGCGGATCGTGCACTCGGTGGATTATTACAACACCTCTGAGTATCTCAACGAGGACGAGATGCCGAACCGCTGCGGGATCATCCACGTGCGCGGGCCCATGCCCCCCAACCGCGTCAGCCACGGGGAAG TGGCCGAGTGGCAGAAGACCTTTGAGGAGAAGCTGGCCCCGCTCTCCACCATGCGGGAGTCGCTGTCGGACGAGGAGGCGCAGAAGATGGGGAAGAAGGACCCCGAGCAGGAGGTGGAGAAGTTCGTCACGGCCAACACCCAGGAGCTGGGCAAGGACAAGTGGCTGTGTCCGCTCAGCGGCAAGAAATTCAAG GGCCCCGAGTTCGTGCGCAAACACATCTTCAACAAGCACGCCGAGAAGATCGAGGAGGTGAAGAAGGAGGTGTCGTTCTTCAACAGCTTCCTCATGGACGCCAAGCGCCCGGCGCTGCCCGAGATCAAACCCAACCAGCCCCCTGGGCCCGGGCAGG GTctcacccctgggctgccctacCCACACCAGACACCCCAGGGGCTGATGCCGTACGGACAGCCCCGCCCGCCTATTATGGGATACGGGG GCGGCCCCCCCTACCCTCACGCCCCCTACGCCGCCGGCCGCGGTAACTACGACACCTTCCGGGGCCAGGGCGGCTACCTCAACAAACCGCGCAATAG GATGGTCCGGGGCGACCCCCGCGCGATCGTCGAGTACAGAGACCTGGACGCCCCCGAAGATGTGGATTTCTTCTGA
- the SRRT gene encoding serrate RNA effector molecule homolog isoform X2, translating into MADSDDEYDRRRRDKFRRERSDYERSRERDERRRDDWSDREWDRGRERRSRGEYRDYDRNRRERFSPPRHELSPPQKRMRRDWDEHSTDPYHSGYEMPYSGATAGPTYGPPQPWAHPDMHVMQQHHLLPIQARLGNIAEVDVGMAPPVMKSFKEFLLSLDDSVDETEAVKRYNDYKLDFRRQQMQDFFLAHKDEEWFRSKYHPDEAGRRKQEAHGALQNRLRVFLYLMDNGWFENLQLDIDKATAIVKMLDAAVIKMEGGTENDLKILDQEEEEERQDKAEAGKKDEARLSDADRKGSDKEDKKEEGKQADGDEPVEEKAKKSEEEEEEKPEKEEEAEKEAKKASQKRKRQHSGDDSDDEGSVSESESESESGRAEGKEEEKPKEEPAPKEEEEEATAAATKAREKEAGECKPRPLHKTCSLFMRNIAPNISQAEIVALCKRYPGFMRVALSDPQPERRFFRRGWVTFNRSVNIKEICWSLQNIRLRECELSPGVNRDLTRRVRNINGITQHKQIVRNDIKLAAKLIHTLDDRTQLWGAGEPREAPQVSSLPSQNPILKNITDYLIEEVSAEEEELLGKTGEAADEPPKEGNPAEINVERDEKLIKVLDKLLLYLRIVHSVDYYNTSEYLNEDEMPNRCGIIHVRGPMPPNRVSHGEVAEWQKTFEEKLAPLSTMRESLSDEEAQKMGKKDPEQEVEKFVTANTQELGKDKWLCPLSGKKFKGPEFVRKHIFNKHAEKIEEVKKEVSFFNSFLMDAKRPALPEIKPNQPPGPGQGLTPGLPYPHQTPQGLMPYGQPRPPIMGYGGGPPYPHAPYAAGRGNYDTFRGQGGYLNKPRNRMVRGDPRAIVEYRDLDAPEDVDFF; encoded by the exons GGAATGGGACCGCGGCCGGGAGCGCCGGAGCCGGGGCGAGTACCGGGACTACGACCGCAACCGCCGGGAGCGTTTCTCGCCCCCCCGGCACGAGCTCAGCCCGCCCCAGAAGCGCATGCGCCGGGACTG GGATGAGCACAGCACCGACCCCTACCACAGCGGGTATGAGATGCCATACAGCGGGGCGACCGCCGGCCCCACCTAcgggcccccccagccctgggcgcaCCCCGATATGCACGTCATGCAGCAGCACCATCTCCTGCCCATCCAAGCCAG ACTGGGCAACATCGCGGAGGTGGACGTGGGCATGGCCCCGCCCGTCATGAAGAGCTTCAAGGAGTTCCTGCTGTCCCTGGACGACTCGGTGGACGAGACGGAGGCCGTCAAGCGTTACAACGACTACAAGCTGGATTTCCGGCGTCAGCAGATGCAGGATTTCTTCCTGGCGCACAAGGACGAGGAGTG GTTTCGCTCCAAGTACCACCCGGACGAAgcggggaggaggaagcaggaggCCCACGGCGCCCTGCAGAACCGGCTCCGAGTCTTCCTCTACCTCATGGACAACGGCTGGTTCGAGAACTTGCAGCTGGATATCGACAAGGCCACCGCGATCGTGAAGATGCTGGACGCCG ccgTTATCAAGATGGAGGGAGGCACAGAGAACGACCTGAAGATCCTGgatcaggaggaagaggaggagaggcaggaCAAGGCCGAGGCAGGGAAGAAGGACGAGGCCCGGCTGTCCGACGCCGACCGCAAGGGCTCGGACAAAGAGGACAAGAAAGAGGAAGGCAAACAG GCGGACGGCGACGAGCCGGTGGAGGAGAAAGCCAAGAAGtccgaggaggaggaagaggagaagccggagaaggaggaggaagcagagaaAGAGGCCAAAAAG gCCAGCCAGAAGCGCAAGCGGCAGCACAGTGGGGACGACAGCGACGACGAGGGGAGCGTCTCCGAGTCCGAGAGCGAGTCCGAGAGCGGCCGTGCCGAGGGCAAGGAGG AGGAGAAGCCCAAGGAGGAGCCGGCGccgaaggaggaagaggaggaggcgaCGGCGGCAGCGACGAAGGCCAGGGAGAAGGAGGCCGGGGAGTGCAAACCGCGCCCCCTCCACAAGACCTGCTCCCTCTTCATGCGCAACATCGCCCCCAACATCTCCCAGGCCGAGATCGTGGCG ctctgcaaacGGTACCCCGGCTTCATGCGCGTGGCCCTCTCCGACCCCCAGCCCGAGCGGAG GTTTTTCCGCAGGGGCTGGGTGACTTTCAACCGCAGCGTGAACATCAAGGAGATCTGCTGGAGCCTGCAGAACATCCGG ctgcgGGAGTGCGAGCTGAGCCCCGGCGTGAACCGCGATCTGACCCGCCGCGTCCGCAACATCAACGGGATCACGCAGCACAAGCAGATCGTCCGCAACGACATCAAGCTGGCGGCCAAGCTCATCCACACCTTGGACGACCGCAcccagctgtggggggcaggggagccccGCGAGGCCCCCCAGGTCTCG agcctgcCCTCCCAGAACCCCATCCTGAAGAACATCACGGACTATCTGATCGAGGAGGTGAGCGCCGAGGAGGAGGAACTGCTGGGCAAGACCGGGGAGGCGGCCGACGAGCCCCCCAAGGAGGGGAACCCGGCCGAGATCAACGTGGAGAGGGACGAGAAGCTCATCAAG GTGCTGGACAAGCTGCTGCTCTACCTGCGGATCGTGCACTCGGTGGATTATTACAACACCTCTGAGTATCTCAACGAGGACGAGATGCCGAACCGCTGCGGGATCATCCACGTGCGCGGGCCCATGCCCCCCAACCGCGTCAGCCACGGGGAAG TGGCCGAGTGGCAGAAGACCTTTGAGGAGAAGCTGGCCCCGCTCTCCACCATGCGGGAGTCGCTGTCGGACGAGGAGGCGCAGAAGATGGGGAAGAAGGACCCCGAGCAGGAGGTGGAGAAGTTCGTCACGGCCAACACCCAGGAGCTGGGCAAGGACAAGTGGCTGTGTCCGCTCAGCGGCAAGAAATTCAAG GGCCCCGAGTTCGTGCGCAAACACATCTTCAACAAGCACGCCGAGAAGATCGAGGAGGTGAAGAAGGAGGTGTCGTTCTTCAACAGCTTCCTCATGGACGCCAAGCGCCCGGCGCTGCCCGAGATCAAACCCAACCAGCCCCCTGGGCCCGGGCAGG GTctcacccctgggctgccctacCCACACCAGACACCCCAGGGGCTGATGCCGTACGGACAGCCCCGCCCGCCTATTATGGGATACGGGG GCGGCCCCCCCTACCCTCACGCCCCCTACGCCGCCGGCCGCGGTAACTACGACACCTTCCGGGGCCAGGGCGGCTACCTCAACAAACCGCGCAATAG GATGGTCCGGGGCGACCCCCGCGCGATCGTCGAGTACAGAGACCTGGACGCCCCCGAAGATGTGGATTTCTTCTGA
- the LOC115644103 gene encoding N-acetyllactosaminide beta-1,3-N-acetylglucosaminyltransferase 4-like, whose product MKPRGSWRFLIGGVVVMAPVAGGFWFFYTVVIEVTETPQRTPSPSPGSVELPDGTFTFRLDSAAFQADFPQLQSYRCRELIPGDGVCSGTPGPPLLLLAVKSHPASSARRATARRTWARPGVLGGYRVRAVFLVGVSPEPRHMALLEEESEEFGDVVLWDFTESHHNLSLKERCFLHWVGARCGQADFIFKGDDDEFVNPPALVAYLDQTPNASHVIHGNIQRHAAVMRTTKYRISSTLFPQAKYPDFPSGGGFLMPRASIPALAAASERIPVFPLDDVYFGFLALAAGLRYRHDARFRVFGMKDELCLYGEAFVVHGVSLDRVEEVWRGLYKEQRCNVTGSLPS is encoded by the exons ATGAAGCCCAGGGGTAGCTGGAGGTTTCTAATCGGGGGAGTGGTGGTGATGGCACCAGTGGCAGGTGGTTTTTGGTTCTTTTACACCGTGGTCATCGAGGTGACAGAGACCCCGCAGcgaacccccagccccagccccggctcGGTGGAACTACCCGATGGGACTTTCACCTTCCGCTTGGATTCTGCCGCTTTCCAGGCCGACTTCCCCCAGCTGCAGAGCTACCGGTGCCGGGAGctgatcccaggggacggggtttGCTCCGGGACCCCGGGGccacccctgctgctcctggccgTGAAATCCCACCCAGCGTCCAGCGCCAGACGGGCCACCGCCCGCCGCACATGGGCCCGgcctggggtcctggggggctaCCGGGTCCGAGCCGTCTTCCTCGTGGGGGTGTCCCCCGAGCCCCGGCACATGGccctgctggaggaggagagcgAGGAGTTTGGGGACGTGGTGCTGTGGGATTTCACCGAGAGCCACCACAACCTGTCGCTCAAGGAGCGCTGCTTTCTGCACTGGGTGGGGGCGCGCTGCGGGCAGGCGGATTTCATCTTCAAAG GGGACGACGACGAGTTTGTGAACCCCCCCGCCCTGGTGGCCTACCTGGACCAGACACCCAACGCCTCCCACGTCATCCACGGCAACATCCAGCGCCATGCGGCCGTGATGAGAACCACGAAATATCGCATCTCCTCCACCCTGTTCCCCCAGGCCAAGTACCCCGACTTCCCCTCCGGGGGCGGGTTCCTTATGCCCAGGGCCAGCATCCCGGCCCTGGCCGCGGCCTCCGAGCGCATCCCCGTCTTCCCGCTGGACGACGTCTACTTCGGCTTCCTGGCGCTGGCCGCCGGGCTGCGGTACCGGCACGACGCCCgattccgggtctttggcatgaaGGACGAGCTGTGTCTGTACGGGGAGGCCTTCGTGGTGCACGGGGTGTCCCTGGACAGGGTGGAGGAGGTGTGGAGGGGGTTGTACAAGGAGCAACGGTGCAATGTGACGGGGTCTCTCCCCTCTTAG